The genomic stretch CCTGCTTGTCTCATATTTTTTCCTGCTTTTCGCATCGTGTCTCCTGTTTCTTCAGCAAACTCTTCTAGTCCTGTTTTATTCATTGTATTGTTTACATTACGAGTAGCTCTCTTTCCTGCTTGTCTCATATTTTTCCCTGCTTTTCGCATCGTATCACCTGTTTCTTCAGCGAACTCTTCTAGTTGTTCACCAGTGGTTTTTTTACCCATTTCATCACGCGTAATTTTGCTAATTAAATCTTCGTTGTTGTTATCAGCAAAATAATTGTTATTATTATTATTGTTTCGCTTATCCATCTAATTTCCTCCTTAGATTAATAAAAATTTACTTCTTATCATCTTTTTGTAAGTTGTCTGATTCATTTTTTAATCGATCAAGATCAAGATCTTCTGCGATTTCAACTTGTTCAGTGTCTTTAATTTCTGTGCCTCTTGGCGGTTCATAAACAGCCTGTTTATTATAAGGTGTTTTTCTGCGACGTGTTGCATGATCGATTGGAATACTTCGTTTATTATCAAACTGATCCATCATCGTTTTCCTCTTCACATATAGAGTCATTATCTATTTTTCGCAATTAAAAAATAACTATAAGAGATAATATTTGGTTATTAACAAAAAAAATGCACGAAATTAATCGTACATTCAATGAAATGAATCGTATTTTATAGTTTATGGTTTGCATTACACAATATTAATATCACTACATTAACTAATCTCTAGGTTAAAATAATCACTTAGAAAAAGACCAACAGCTGATTCATTATTTGTTTGTTTTAAAACGATATCAGCAACTTCCTTTACTGATTTATTAGCATTTCCCATCGCAACTCCCGTGCCTGCATTCTTGATCATTTTAAGATCATTCATTTGATCTCCAATGGCAATCGTATGTTCCTGTTTAATTCCATAGTAATCATTTAATAAGTTTATCGCATTGCATTTATCTGTATTCTTAGGGTAAATTTGAATAAATGTATGCTCAAATCTACCATCATGGTTAAACCAATCACACTGGATTGAATCAATATTATGAATTAATGATGTTATTTCTTGAACCGACTCATTTTTAACAAACATCGAAATTACATTCACGTCTGTGTTCACTGCATAATCGATTTGTTTAATAATTTTGCATAGCTTATACTGGCTATAGAATTTATTGTCTCCCTTTAAAACATGTACCGCATTTTTATTTTCAAAATACAAACTCTTTATTTCGTCGCGTTCATTTAACTTGAAATCTAGAATCTTTTTTAAATCATGCTTAGGAATAAACTGAATATTTTCTTGAAATGTTTGATCCTTAGGAGAATGAATATGGTTTGCATTTCGATTAACCAGTATCGTATCAAGTTCTAATTCATCATAAATCATATGTGAACGATAGTGAGCACGACCTGTCGCGATAACAACAACATGGCCTTGTTTCACTATTTCTTTAATTGCTTTTTTATTGAGTTTACTCACTTTTTTCTCACGGTCAAGTAATGTACCGTCTAAGTCCATTAAAACTAAATGTTTTTTCATTTTATTATCCTCACCCATTTATAATTATAAAGTTATTTTTTGCGTTTGTTAGAAAAATATAATAATCAATTAAAAATTAAGTATATATTATTATAACATATTATCGATGTTATGACATGCCAAATGTTAAATATTACAAAATTGAATAAAAACCGTCATTTATTTTTCCTATAAAATATGTTCTGTGGTATAATGGTTTTAATGAATTTTATGCGAGAAAGATCTATACTGGGAGTGAATACTTAATGGATATTAAAAGTTTAGTATTTGGATTTGTTTTAGGGATTATCTTTATTTTAATCGTTACTTGGATTGTCATCGTTATTGCTAATCACCGTTTTGTTAAAAAAAGTATAAAGGCTAGCAAAATTAATAACGGTGATGTAAAAAAACAAATTAAGAAAAAACAAAATAAAATTATTAAGTCTACGAAACTTGGGGTGACTCACAATGTGGAATTGATGCATACCCTAACAAAAGAGTTAATCTTTGAGATTGCAGAATACTATTACCCTAATAGTAAATACCCACACCTTGAAATCTCATTAATTGAAGCACTTGATTTAAATGAAAAAATTACAGAACGATTGAAGCACTTACTTGAAATTAAGGGTATTGGAATTTTAAAACGAATTCGACTTTCACAAGTCGTGACTATATTAGAAATCAAAAAGAACATTGAAGACAACACTGTTTATAAATTCTCAAAAAAATATAATTTAGATAAAGTAGTTAAATATGGTTATAGTGCCTTAAATGTTGCAAATCCAGCGTACTGGGTTCGTAAACTGATCTACACAAGCACTCTAGAGACATCTATTCGTAGTGTTTCCGCAGTTGCCCTTAATATCATTGGTGAAGAAGCAATGGAACTGTATAGTAAAAAAGTGATTCCATCAAATGAGATTACAGAGGAAGAACTAGAACGAGTATTAAAGGAAATTGCATAATTAATAATTCACAAAAAGAAACACTCACTAATATATACTAGTGAGTGTTTCTTTTTTGTGAAAGTTTATTAATTATTCTGTTTTCTTCTGATGTTTAAGCGTTTATTTATACTCTGCTATAAACGTTCTTCCTTCTTCTAGAGCTTTTTCATTTACCTCAATCAAGTGAGCTTTACGTTCACCAAAAGACTTTCTTAATAAGTTAAGGATTAATTCATTTTCAAATAGTTCCGTCTTTCCTAAATATGCAGAAAGCATTACCATGTTAGCAACTCTGCTGTTTCCTAATTTCACTGCCATATCATTAACAGGAACGTAGAAAACGTCTATATCATCTCGTGATACTTTTTTATCAACAATTGATGAATTAATAAAGAGCTTACCTCCAGGCTTTACTTTATCTTCAAATTTGTCAAGCGATGGACCATTCATAACGATAATTGTATCTGCCAAAGAGATGACAGGTGAATTAACCGGTGTATCAGAAATCGTAACAGAGCAGTTAGCTGTCCCACCACGTGTTTCTGGTCCGTATGAAGGATACCATAACGTATTAAGATCTTGTTCATTTGCTGCATACGCAAGTAATTGCCCCATTAGCATAACACCTTGACCACCAAAACCAGCTATAATTACTTTTTCATTAATCATCTTATTCATCCTCCTCTGGCGAGCGATAAACACCTAGTGGATAGTATGGAATCATATTTTTCTCTGCCCAATCAAGCGACTCTTGAGGTTTCATACCCCAGTTCACAGGACATGTTGATATAAATTCTACAAGTCCAAATCCTTTACCTTCTAACTGTAATTGGAAAGCTTTTTTGACAGCTTTCTTTGCTTTTCGAACGTGAGCAGGGTTATGAACTGATACACGTTCGATATAAGTAGCTCCCGGAATTGTTGCTAACATTTCAGACATTTTCAAAGGCATACCTGTATGTTTTGCATCACGACCGTATGGTGAAGTGGTCGTTTTTTGTCCTACTAATGTTGTAGGTGACATTTGTCCTCCAGTCATTCCGTAAATTGCATTATTTACAAAAATAACTGAAATATTTTCACTTCTATGTGCAGCATGAATAATTTCAGCTGTCCCAATTGATGCTAAGTCTCCATCTCCTTGATACGTAAATACAACATTATCAGGTCTAACACGCTTAATTCCAGTTGCGACTGCTGGTGCTCTACCGTGAGCAGCTTGTTGCATATCACAATTAAAGAATTCATAATTCATAACGGAACATCCAACAGGAGAAATCCCGATTGTTTTGTCAACTATATCTAACTCTTCCATTACTTCTGCAACTAATCGATGAATAATACCATGCGTACAACCAGGGCAATAGGTGAATTCTTTTTCAGTTAATCCTTTGGATCTCTTGAATAGTGTTTCTGCCATTAGTTTAACCCCCCTAGCATCTTTTTAACTGCATTTATGATTTCTTCAGGTTCAGGAACCATTCCTCCAGTTCTACCAAAGAAGTCAACTGGTAGTTTACCGTTATTTACAATTTTTACATCATCAAGCATTTGTCCGGTACTCATTTCACAAGTTAAGATTCCCTTCACACTTTCAGGTAACTCATCAAATGCCTTCTCAGGGAATGGCCATATTGAAATTGGACGTAATAATCCAACATTAATTCCCTCTTCTTTTAACGTTTCAATCGCACTTCTACACACACGTGACATTGTTCCATATGCAACGATTGCAAGGTCTGCATCTTGCATGTTTACAAACTCATAACGCTGCTCATTTTTCTTAATCTCATTATACTTTTGTTGTAGTTTAAGTGAGTGATTCTCTAAATCTTGAGGATCTAAAAATAGTGAGTTGATATCATTTGGTTTTCTTTCACCATTAGTACCTGTCGTAGCCCATGTTTTTTCATCCAGGTCACGTTTAGGTATATCTACTTCTACATCAACTGGTTCCATCATTTGACCAATTAATCCATCAACAGCAATCATAACAGGATTTCTGTATTGATCTGCTACATCAAATGACTCCTTTATAATTTCAACCGTTTCTTGTAAGTTTTCTGGTGCATAGGCAATTACATAATAATCACCATTTCCTCCACCACGAGTAACTTGTTTATAATCTGCCTGTGATGGTTGAATTCCACCTAGACCAGGACCTCCACGCATTACATTGATGATTACTGCAGGTAGTTCAGCTCCTGCAATATAAGAAATACCTTCTTGTTTTAAAGCAATACCTGGTGAAGATGATGATGTTAATACTCTAGCACCTGCACCTGCTGCACCATAAACCATATTAATTGCTGCAACTTCCGATTCAGCTTGGACAAACACGCCGTTATATTCATGCATTACTTTCGATAAATATTCAGGAAGCTCATTTTGTGGTGTGATTGGATATCCAAAGAATGCTTTACATCCACCTTTTATGGCAGCTAATGCCATAGCTTCGTTCCCTTTCATCATTACTTTAGCCATAATTCTCTCTCCTTTCTTAACAATAAGTT from Haloplasma contractile SSD-17B encodes the following:
- a CDS encoding Cof-type HAD-IIB family hydrolase → MKKHLVLMDLDGTLLDREKKVSKLNKKAIKEIVKQGHVVVIATGRAHYRSHMIYDELELDTILVNRNANHIHSPKDQTFQENIQFIPKHDLKKILDFKLNERDEIKSLYFENKNAVHVLKGDNKFYSQYKLCKIIKQIDYAVNTDVNVISMFVKNESVQEITSLIHNIDSIQCDWFNHDGRFEHTFIQIYPKNTDKCNAINLLNDYYGIKQEHTIAIGDQMNDLKMIKNAGTGVAMGNANKSVKEVADIVLKQTNNESAVGLFLSDYFNLEIS
- a CDS encoding 2-oxoacid:acceptor oxidoreductase family protein, with amino-acid sequence MNEKVIIAGFGGQGVMLMGQLLAYAANEQDLNTLWYPSYGPETRGGTANCSVTISDTPVNSPVISLADTIIVMNGPSLDKFEDKVKPGGKLFINSSIVDKKVSRDDIDVFYVPVNDMAVKLGNSRVANMVMLSAYLGKTELFENELILNLLRKSFGERKAHLIEVNEKALEEGRTFIAEYK
- a CDS encoding thiamine pyrophosphate-dependent enzyme translates to MAETLFKRSKGLTEKEFTYCPGCTHGIIHRLVAEVMEELDIVDKTIGISPVGCSVMNYEFFNCDMQQAAHGRAPAVATGIKRVRPDNVVFTYQGDGDLASIGTAEIIHAAHRSENISVIFVNNAIYGMTGGQMSPTTLVGQKTTTSPYGRDAKHTGMPLKMSEMLATIPGATYIERVSVHNPAHVRKAKKAVKKAFQLQLEGKGFGLVEFISTCPVNWGMKPQESLDWAEKNMIPYYPLGVYRSPEEDE
- a CDS encoding 3-methyl-2-oxobutanoate dehydrogenase subunit VorB, encoding MAKVMMKGNEAMALAAIKGGCKAFFGYPITPQNELPEYLSKVMHEYNGVFVQAESEVAAINMVYGAAGAGARVLTSSSSPGIALKQEGISYIAGAELPAVIINVMRGGPGLGGIQPSQADYKQVTRGGGNGDYYVIAYAPENLQETVEIIKESFDVADQYRNPVMIAVDGLIGQMMEPVDVEVDIPKRDLDEKTWATTGTNGERKPNDINSLFLDPQDLENHSLKLQQKYNEIKKNEQRYEFVNMQDADLAIVAYGTMSRVCRSAIETLKEEGINVGLLRPISIWPFPEKAFDELPESVKGILTCEMSTGQMLDDVKIVNNGKLPVDFFGRTGGMVPEPEEIINAVKKMLGGLN